A region of Oncorhynchus gorbuscha isolate QuinsamMale2020 ecotype Even-year unplaced genomic scaffold, OgorEven_v1.0 Un_scaffold_675, whole genome shotgun sequence DNA encodes the following proteins:
- the LOC124019766 gene encoding T-complex protein 1 subunit beta-like — MASLSMAPVNIFRQGADEEKAETARLSSFIGAIAIGDLVKSTLGPKGMDKILIGGGREGTVTVTNDGATILKAIGVDNPAAKVLVDMSKTQDDEVGDGTTSVTVLAAELLREAELLIAKKIHPQIIISGWRKATQAARQALKEAAVDHGNDQVKFQEDLLNISRTTLSSKLLTHHKDHFAKLAVEAVLRLKSSGNLEAIHVIKKLGGSLIDSYLDEGFLLDKKIGVNQPKRLENVNILISNTGMDTDKIKIFGSRVRVDSTAKVAEIEMAEKEKMKEKVERILKHGINCFINRQLIYNYPEQLFAAAGVMAIEHADFSGVERLALVTGGEITSTFDHPELVKLGHCKLIEEVMIGEDTLIHFSGVAMGEACTIGAARWSHTADPGRGREVCSTAPCAVLAQTVKETRTIITEEALRTPGKEAVAMEFSVWRALNRMLPTIILLLWRDNRYEPGYHPDMSEMGVTESFQVKRQVLCLPGCRESSVDNIILSEG; from the exons GAACATCTTCAGACAAGGAGCTGACGAGGAGAAAGCTGAGACCGCCCGTCTG TCGTCCTTCATCGGTGCCATCGCCATTGGAGATCTGGTGAAGAGCACCTTGGGACCAAAAGGAATG GACAAGATCCTTATCGGAGGTGGCAGGGAGGGAACTGTTACAGTCACCAATGATGGGGCCACCATCCTCAAAGCCATCGGAGTTGACAACCCCGCTGCCAAAGTGTTGGTTG ACATGTCCAAGACCCAGGATGATGAGGTTGGAGACGGCACCACCTCTGTCACGGTATTGGCTGCTGAACTGCTCAGG GAAGCTGAGCTCCTCATCGCCAAGAAGATCCACCCTCAGATCATAATCTCTGGCTGGAGGAAGGCCACCCAGGCAGCCCGCCAGGCTCTGAAGGAGGCTGCTGTGGATCATGG TAACGACCAGGTGAAGTTCCAGGAGGACCTCCTGAACATCTCCCGCACCACCCTGTCGTCCAAGCTGCTGACCCACCACAAGGACCACTTTGCCAAGCTGGCTGTGGAGGCTGTGCTCCGGCTGAAGAGCTCCGGTAACCTAGAGGCCATCCACGTCATCAAGAAGCTCGGAGGCAGCCTCATCGACTCCTACCTGGACGAAG GCTTTCTGCTGGACAAGAAGATTGGTGTGAACCAGCCCAAGAGGCTGGAGAACGTCAACATCCTCATCTCCAACACGGGCATGGACACCGATAAGATCAAG ATCTTCGGCTCCAGAGTGCGTGTGGACTCCACGGCCAAGGTGGCGGAGATAGAGATGGCTGAGAAAGAGAAGATGAAGGAGAAGGTGGAACGGATCCTCAAGCACGGGATCAACTGCTTCATCAACAG ACAGCTGATCTACAACTACCCAGAGCAGCTGTTTGCTGCGGCAGGCGTCATGGCGATAGAACACGCGGACTTCTCCGGAGTGGAGCGCCTGGCTCTCGTCACGGGGGGAGAGATCACGTCCACCTTCGACCACCCCGAGCTGGTGAAGTTGGGCCACTGCAAGCTGATCGAGGAGGTGATGATCGGCGAGGACACTCTGATCCACTTCTCAGGAGTGGCCATGG GTGAGGCGTGTACCATCGGTGCTGCGAGATGGAGCCACACAGCAGATCCTGGACGAGGCCGAGAGGTCTGCTCCACTGCGCCCTGTGCTGTCCTGGCTCAGACCGTCAAGGAGACACGTACCATCATCACGGAGGAG GCTCTCAGGACACCGGGCAAAGAGGCTGTGGCCATGGAGTTCTCTGTCTGGAGGGCTCTTAACAGGATGCTGCCCACCATCATCCTGctgttatggagggataacag ATATGAACCAGGGTACCATCCAGACATGTCAGAGATGGGGGTGACTGAGAGCTTCCAGGTCAAGAGGCAGGTCCTGTGTCTTCCAGGCTGCAGAGAATCCTCCGTCGACAACATCATCCTGTCTGAGGGATAA